One region of Takifugu flavidus isolate HTHZ2018 chromosome 14, ASM371156v2, whole genome shotgun sequence genomic DNA includes:
- the LOC130537037 gene encoding core histone macro-H2A.1 isoform X6 codes for MSSRGGKKKTTKTSRSTKAGVIFPVGRMLRYIKRGLPKYRIGVGAPVYLAAVLEYLTAEILELAGNAARDNKKGRVTPRHILLAIANDEELNQLLKGVTIAAGGVLPNIHPELLAKKRGAKGKLETPLSPAPEKKPKPVKKTAAKKMSAKKTGGKAKKQGEVSKAASADSTTEGSPGDSFTVLSTKSLFLGQKNVLTLWMSDETNRM; via the exons ATGTCGAGCcgaggaggaaagaagaagacCACGAAGACGTCCCGGTCCACCAAGGCCGGGGTCATCTTCCCCGTGGGACGCATGTTGCGCTACATCAAGCGGGGGCTGCCAAAATACCGCATCGGCGTGGGGGCGCCTGTCTACCTGGCTGCTGTCCTTGAATATCTTACTG CTGAGATCCTGGAGTTGGCGGGTAATGCTGCCAGAGACAACAAGAAAGGTCGCGTCACGCCACGACACATCCTTCTGGCCATCGCCAACGATGAGGAGTTGAACCAG TTGCTGAAAGGTGTGACCATCGCGGCTGGCGGAGTCCTGCCCAACATCCACCCGGAGCTGCTGGCCAAGAAGAGAGGAGCCAAAGGGAAACTGGAAACCCCTCTCTCACCTGCCCCCGAGAAGAAACCCAAACCTGTCAAGAAGACGGCGGCCAAGAAGATGAGCGCCAAAAAGACGGGAGGGAAGGCGAAG AAGCAGGGCGAGGTGAGCAAAGCCGCGTCCGCAGACAGCACGACGGAGGGATCTCCCGGCGACAGCTTCACCGTGCTCTCCACCAAGAGCCTCTTTCTGGGTCAGAAG AATGTGTTGACGTTATGGATGAGTGATGAAACTAACAGGATGTGA
- the LOC130537037 gene encoding core histone macro-H2A.1 isoform X1 has protein sequence MSSRGGKKKTTKTSRSTKAGVIFPVGRMLRYIKRGLPKYRIGVGAPVYLAAVLEYLTAEILELAGNAARDNKKGRVTPRHILLAIANDEELNQLLKGVTIAAGGVLPNIHPELLAKKRGAKGKLETPLSPAPEKKPKPVKKTAAKKMSAKKTGGKAKKQGEVSKAASADSTTEGSPGDSFTVLSTKSLFLGQKLNLIHSEVSNLAGFDVEGVINPTTAELELKDDLGSALEKKGGKEFTDALQELKKKNGPLEVAGAVLTAGFGLPAKYVIHCNSPGWGSDKCEELLDKTVKNCLALADEKKLKSVAFPSIGSGRNGFPKQTAAQLILKAISSYFVATMSSTIKTVYFVLFDSESIGIYVQEMAKLETS, from the exons ATGTCGAGCcgaggaggaaagaagaagacCACGAAGACGTCCCGGTCCACCAAGGCCGGGGTCATCTTCCCCGTGGGACGCATGTTGCGCTACATCAAGCGGGGGCTGCCAAAATACCGCATCGGCGTGGGGGCGCCTGTCTACCTGGCTGCTGTCCTTGAATATCTTACTG CTGAGATCCTGGAGTTGGCGGGTAATGCTGCCAGAGACAACAAGAAAGGTCGCGTCACGCCACGACACATCCTTCTGGCCATCGCCAACGATGAGGAGTTGAACCAG TTGCTGAAAGGTGTGACCATCGCGGCTGGCGGAGTCCTGCCCAACATCCACCCGGAGCTGCTGGCCAAGAAGAGAGGAGCCAAAGGGAAACTGGAAACCCCTCTCTCACCTGCCCCCGAGAAGAAACCCAAACCTGTCAAGAAGACGGCGGCCAAGAAGATGAGCGCCAAAAAGACGGGAGGGAAGGCGAAG AAGCAGGGCGAGGTGAGCAAAGCCGCGTCCGCAGACAGCACGACGGAGGGATCTCCCGGCGACAGCTTCACCGTGCTCTCCACCAAGAGCCTCTTTCTGGGTCAGAAG CTCAACCTCATCCACAGCGAGGTCAGTAACTTGGCTGGCTTTGATGTGGAGGGGGTCATCAACCCCACCACTGCAGAGCTCGAGCTTAAAGATGATCtag GCAGCGCTCTggaaaagaaaggagggaaggagtTCACTGACGCgctgcaggagctgaagaagaaaaacggCCCACTGGAGGTGGCTGGAG ctgtttTGACGGCCGGCTTTGGCCTCCCTGCGAAGTACGTGATCCACTGTAACAGTCCTGGCTGGGGCTCCGACAAgtgtgaggagctgctggacaagaCGGTGAAGAACTGCCTAGCCCTGGCGGACGAGAAGAAGCTCAAGTCCGTGGCTTTCCCCTCGATCGGCAGCGGGAG GAATGGATTCCCGAAGCAAACGGCGGCCCAGCTGATCCTCAAGGCCATTTCCAGCTACTTCGTGGCCACCATGTCGTCTACCATCAAAACCGTCTACTTCGTGCTGTTCGACAGCGAGAGCATCGGCATCTACGTGCAGGAAATGGCCAAGCTGGAGACGAGTTAA
- the LOC130537037 gene encoding core histone macro-H2A.1 isoform X4: MSSRGGKKKTTKTSRSTKAGVIFPVGRMLRYIKRGLPKYRIGVGAPVYLAAVLEYLTAEILELAGNAARDNKKGRVTPRHILLAIANDEELNQLLKGVTIAAGGVLPNIHPELLAKKRGAKGKLETPLSPAPEKKPKPVKKTAAKKMSAKKTGGKAKKQGEVSKAASADSTTEGSPGDSFTVLSTKSLFLGQKLQVVQADISIVESDAVVHPTSSSFYTGGEAALWKRKEGRSSLTRCRS; encoded by the exons ATGTCGAGCcgaggaggaaagaagaagacCACGAAGACGTCCCGGTCCACCAAGGCCGGGGTCATCTTCCCCGTGGGACGCATGTTGCGCTACATCAAGCGGGGGCTGCCAAAATACCGCATCGGCGTGGGGGCGCCTGTCTACCTGGCTGCTGTCCTTGAATATCTTACTG CTGAGATCCTGGAGTTGGCGGGTAATGCTGCCAGAGACAACAAGAAAGGTCGCGTCACGCCACGACACATCCTTCTGGCCATCGCCAACGATGAGGAGTTGAACCAG TTGCTGAAAGGTGTGACCATCGCGGCTGGCGGAGTCCTGCCCAACATCCACCCGGAGCTGCTGGCCAAGAAGAGAGGAGCCAAAGGGAAACTGGAAACCCCTCTCTCACCTGCCCCCGAGAAGAAACCCAAACCTGTCAAGAAGACGGCGGCCAAGAAGATGAGCGCCAAAAAGACGGGAGGGAAGGCGAAG AAGCAGGGCGAGGTGAGCAAAGCCGCGTCCGCAGACAGCACGACGGAGGGATCTCCCGGCGACAGCTTCACCGTGCTCTCCACCAAGAGCCTCTTTCTGGGTCAGAAG TTGCAAGTTGTCCAAGCCGACATTTCCATCGTGGAGAGCGACGCTGTCGTTCACCCGACCAGCTCCTCCTTCTATACAGGTGGTGAA GCAGCGCTCTggaaaagaaaggagggaaggagtTCACTGACGCgctgcaggagctga
- the LOC130537037 gene encoding core histone macro-H2A.1 isoform X3, translating into MSSRGGKKKTTKTSRSTKAGVIFPVGRMLRYIKRGLPKYRIGVGAPVYLAAVLEYLTAEILELAGNAARDNKKGRVTPRHILLAIANDEELNQLLKGVTIAAGGVLPNIHPELLAKKRGAKGKLETPLSPAPEKKPKPVKKTAAKKMSAKKTGGKAKKQGEVSKAASADSTTEGSPGDSFTVLSTKSLFLGQKLQVVQADISIVESDAVVHPTSSSFYTGSALEKKGGKEFTDALQELKKKNGPLEVAGAVLTAGFGLPAKYVIHCNSPGWGSDKCEELLDKTVKNCLALADEKKLKSVAFPSIGSGRNGFPKQTAAQLILKAISSYFVATMSSTIKTVYFVLFDSESIGIYVQEMAKLETS; encoded by the exons ATGTCGAGCcgaggaggaaagaagaagacCACGAAGACGTCCCGGTCCACCAAGGCCGGGGTCATCTTCCCCGTGGGACGCATGTTGCGCTACATCAAGCGGGGGCTGCCAAAATACCGCATCGGCGTGGGGGCGCCTGTCTACCTGGCTGCTGTCCTTGAATATCTTACTG CTGAGATCCTGGAGTTGGCGGGTAATGCTGCCAGAGACAACAAGAAAGGTCGCGTCACGCCACGACACATCCTTCTGGCCATCGCCAACGATGAGGAGTTGAACCAG TTGCTGAAAGGTGTGACCATCGCGGCTGGCGGAGTCCTGCCCAACATCCACCCGGAGCTGCTGGCCAAGAAGAGAGGAGCCAAAGGGAAACTGGAAACCCCTCTCTCACCTGCCCCCGAGAAGAAACCCAAACCTGTCAAGAAGACGGCGGCCAAGAAGATGAGCGCCAAAAAGACGGGAGGGAAGGCGAAG AAGCAGGGCGAGGTGAGCAAAGCCGCGTCCGCAGACAGCACGACGGAGGGATCTCCCGGCGACAGCTTCACCGTGCTCTCCACCAAGAGCCTCTTTCTGGGTCAGAAG TTGCAAGTTGTCCAAGCCGACATTTCCATCGTGGAGAGCGACGCTGTCGTTCACCCGACCAGCTCCTCCTTCTATACAG GCAGCGCTCTggaaaagaaaggagggaaggagtTCACTGACGCgctgcaggagctgaagaagaaaaacggCCCACTGGAGGTGGCTGGAG ctgtttTGACGGCCGGCTTTGGCCTCCCTGCGAAGTACGTGATCCACTGTAACAGTCCTGGCTGGGGCTCCGACAAgtgtgaggagctgctggacaagaCGGTGAAGAACTGCCTAGCCCTGGCGGACGAGAAGAAGCTCAAGTCCGTGGCTTTCCCCTCGATCGGCAGCGGGAG GAATGGATTCCCGAAGCAAACGGCGGCCCAGCTGATCCTCAAGGCCATTTCCAGCTACTTCGTGGCCACCATGTCGTCTACCATCAAAACCGTCTACTTCGTGCTGTTCGACAGCGAGAGCATCGGCATCTACGTGCAGGAAATGGCCAAGCTGGAGACGAGTTAA
- the LOC130537037 gene encoding core histone macro-H2A.1 isoform X2 produces MSSRGGKKKTTKTSRSTKAGVIFPVGRMLRYIKRGLPKYRIGVGAPVYLAAVLEYLTAEILELAGNAARDNKKGRVTPRHILLAIANDEELNQLLKGVTIAAGGVLPNIHPELLAKKRGAKGKLETPLSPAPEKKPKPVKKTAAKKMSAKKTGGKAKKQGEVSKAASADSTTEGSPGDSFTVLSTKSLFLGQKLQVVQADISIVESDAVVHPTSSSFYTGGEVGSALEKKGGKEFTDALQELKKKNGPLEVAGAVLTAGFGLPAKYVIHCNSPGWGSDKCEELLDKTVKNCLALADEKKLKSVAFPSIGSGRNGFPKQTAAQLILKAISSYFVATMSSTIKTVYFVLFDSESIGIYVQEMAKLETS; encoded by the exons ATGTCGAGCcgaggaggaaagaagaagacCACGAAGACGTCCCGGTCCACCAAGGCCGGGGTCATCTTCCCCGTGGGACGCATGTTGCGCTACATCAAGCGGGGGCTGCCAAAATACCGCATCGGCGTGGGGGCGCCTGTCTACCTGGCTGCTGTCCTTGAATATCTTACTG CTGAGATCCTGGAGTTGGCGGGTAATGCTGCCAGAGACAACAAGAAAGGTCGCGTCACGCCACGACACATCCTTCTGGCCATCGCCAACGATGAGGAGTTGAACCAG TTGCTGAAAGGTGTGACCATCGCGGCTGGCGGAGTCCTGCCCAACATCCACCCGGAGCTGCTGGCCAAGAAGAGAGGAGCCAAAGGGAAACTGGAAACCCCTCTCTCACCTGCCCCCGAGAAGAAACCCAAACCTGTCAAGAAGACGGCGGCCAAGAAGATGAGCGCCAAAAAGACGGGAGGGAAGGCGAAG AAGCAGGGCGAGGTGAGCAAAGCCGCGTCCGCAGACAGCACGACGGAGGGATCTCCCGGCGACAGCTTCACCGTGCTCTCCACCAAGAGCCTCTTTCTGGGTCAGAAG TTGCAAGTTGTCCAAGCCGACATTTCCATCGTGGAGAGCGACGCTGTCGTTCACCCGACCAGCTCCTCCTTCTATACAGGTGGTGAAGTAG GCAGCGCTCTggaaaagaaaggagggaaggagtTCACTGACGCgctgcaggagctgaagaagaaaaacggCCCACTGGAGGTGGCTGGAG ctgtttTGACGGCCGGCTTTGGCCTCCCTGCGAAGTACGTGATCCACTGTAACAGTCCTGGCTGGGGCTCCGACAAgtgtgaggagctgctggacaagaCGGTGAAGAACTGCCTAGCCCTGGCGGACGAGAAGAAGCTCAAGTCCGTGGCTTTCCCCTCGATCGGCAGCGGGAG GAATGGATTCCCGAAGCAAACGGCGGCCCAGCTGATCCTCAAGGCCATTTCCAGCTACTTCGTGGCCACCATGTCGTCTACCATCAAAACCGTCTACTTCGTGCTGTTCGACAGCGAGAGCATCGGCATCTACGTGCAGGAAATGGCCAAGCTGGAGACGAGTTAA
- the LOC130537037 gene encoding core histone macro-H2A.1 isoform X5: MSSRGGKKKTTKTSRSTKAGVIFPVGRMLRYIKRGLPKYRIGVGAPVYLAAVLEYLTAEILELAGNAARDNKKGRVTPRHILLAIANDEELNQLLKGVTIAAGGVLPNIHPELLAKKRGAKGKLETPLSPAPEKKPKPVKKTAAKKMSAKKTGGKAKKQGEVSKAASADSTTEGSPGDSFTVLSTKSLFLGQKAALWKRKEGRSSLTRCRS, translated from the exons ATGTCGAGCcgaggaggaaagaagaagacCACGAAGACGTCCCGGTCCACCAAGGCCGGGGTCATCTTCCCCGTGGGACGCATGTTGCGCTACATCAAGCGGGGGCTGCCAAAATACCGCATCGGCGTGGGGGCGCCTGTCTACCTGGCTGCTGTCCTTGAATATCTTACTG CTGAGATCCTGGAGTTGGCGGGTAATGCTGCCAGAGACAACAAGAAAGGTCGCGTCACGCCACGACACATCCTTCTGGCCATCGCCAACGATGAGGAGTTGAACCAG TTGCTGAAAGGTGTGACCATCGCGGCTGGCGGAGTCCTGCCCAACATCCACCCGGAGCTGCTGGCCAAGAAGAGAGGAGCCAAAGGGAAACTGGAAACCCCTCTCTCACCTGCCCCCGAGAAGAAACCCAAACCTGTCAAGAAGACGGCGGCCAAGAAGATGAGCGCCAAAAAGACGGGAGGGAAGGCGAAG AAGCAGGGCGAGGTGAGCAAAGCCGCGTCCGCAGACAGCACGACGGAGGGATCTCCCGGCGACAGCTTCACCGTGCTCTCCACCAAGAGCCTCTTTCTGGGTCAGAAG GCAGCGCTCTggaaaagaaaggagggaaggagtTCACTGACGCgctgcaggagctga